A segment of the Solea solea chromosome 14, fSolSol10.1, whole genome shotgun sequence genome:
CTTATTTGTGAGTGCACACTCTGATTTCCTGTATATCTTACAAGGGAAACAATTATGTGACAGACAAATCTGATCTCTGTGCTTATGTTTTTACAATTATAAACATACTTCTTTGAATCCTGTGAGGGAACAAGTGAGTCcatgagaagaaaaagagaattaaacataaacacagggGGCTTGATTTACATAGCATCATCCAGAAATAAGAAATGAAGACTTGAACATGTGCACCTCCTCCTGTGTCTGCTACAGACTCATCTTCACCAAAAAAATCcctttcttcccccccccactCCACCTAATTCAACATCAGCTCACCATCATGGGGATTTGGCTCTGTAGCTCCCACCGTTGCTAAGCAACAGTGGCAAGAATCCTGCCTCTTcattgtatgtatgtgtgtatgtgtgtgtgtgtgcgtgctggttgttgtgttttgtagcATATCCAGACCTGACAATGACTCGTTCGACCGGCTGCACACGTTTCTACTTCTGTAGAGCGGTGTATCAATTACACGCAgcatgacattttcttttcttttttttaaatcagaacaACACACATTCAGCTCCTCTCACACCTTTGttcttctctccttccttcatATGATATTTCGTTGTAAATGTTTACTTTGGCTGGCTGCTGCAAAGCATAGAAAAGATCAACTGTATGCGATGAGTGGAAATGCATTTATAGGTCAGCAaatcttttctctgttttttgctTTGAAACTCTCAAACCCATTTAGGTAACAACTTAATATCCCCATCTGTGAATTTCAGACAAACTGAAGGAGTAAGTGTTCTCTCACAGGttgagaaaatgtaattttatagCCATAAAGTTGTTTTGGTTGCTTACAAAAATGATACTACAACGCTCAAAAGCATTTGGAGATCCATAACTCATTGTGGAGGCAAAGCTGCAGAAAGAGTGATGGCTCAGCCCAATAAACTCATAATATTTGACAGGTTGTTTTTGGTCATCATACTTGTCAACATCTCTACAAATCATCAGGTGGAACAACAAGTCTGTAAATGTTAGGAAAAAGTCACATGCAGATAATTATCAAATGGTATCCATTACCTCAGTTATTACCTCGGCGTGAATCAGCATGTCACTGATTTTATGATTAATCACTGTTCCCGATTGTAAGGACTGATGAAACCAAGCCATCATCAGGCCGGCAGCTGCCTCCCTCTGCCTGCAGGGAGTGATTGGGCAGGAGGACGTTCAGCTGTAATTGAATTGACTGTACTGTGCCTCCTTGTGGATGTTGATCCATGGTCAGGGAAGCATGAGGCGCTGTGATGGACAGTTAATCACAAATGGCGAATCATTGTGGAGTCATTTTTCTTGAGCAGTGTTCACAGTTGTTCACTGATACTCATAACGAAGGGTtgtagtaatgtaatgtagtaataataatgacgtTTGTTCAGTGTGATTTTGTCTTATTGCAACAACTCAGAGGTGAAACGTAAAGATCACACTGGCAATCCATGAATAGTCATGCTGCACAAAATCAAAGCCTGCTTTCTTTGACTCAGCCGGGCAAACAAACAGCAATGAAAGGATTAATCTTTTCCAATGGCTTCTCTAATGGCAGCTGAGGCGTCAGGCGAGGCAACATTAACGACACTGATGAGGAGACTGAGAGACAAACTCCCGCGGTTGATTAGACTATTTAGAACATtgaacagaagaaaataaaaacagggttCAAAAGCAGTGTTCGTCATCTCATGTCTGCTGAAATTAGATAAAAAACGGCTTCCCATGACATGGGTGTTGTTTCCCCCCCTAAAGTCTAGATAAGGCCGGCATGTGTTTACAGCAGGGCAGACACATGTCGGGCTTGTTTTCATGCATATTTGATGCATCGTTACTCATCTTCTCATCTGCTGTGAATGTGTTCACGTGATGTTTTTGGACAGAAACAAGTGAAGAAATTGACTCCCCATTACTTATTGTAATCTATGGGGTCTCTGGGAGACGGATGTTTGAGAGACTGCTCCTCCATGACATAAAAAAACgacttaaaatgaaaataatgtgtaaaGACAGTTACCATTTTTATTCCAATTACTAGAACAGAACATTGTTGTTTAGCTGGGATGTGACATCAGCTTCATCCAAAAAcggattatattatattatattatattatattatattatattatattatatcatatcatatcatatcatatcatatcatatcatatcatattatattatgaccCTCATGTGTGCAGaatgaagcggtagaagatggttGGATGGATTATACTGATATCTATTCAAGAGTGTAACTTATACAATATCAGAATATCAGTAAGCAGCGAGAAACagaaaactttgttttcaaGTGAAGAACCTAAACAACTCTTCATCAGTAATTTCTCATCAGTGCGGGGACACTATTAGTGTCATAAAGCCTCGAAACAACCAAAAAGTTATAAGCTCAACAAAACCTCGTCCTAGAGTACTAGTTCAAATAAATACCGCTCAGACACTACTTTCAAAGTCCAGACACCCGAATGGTTTCTTACATGCCTAATAGCAGCACTAATACAGTGAGCCTTCGCAGGCCACACTGTAATAGCTGCTGTAAAGTTGTCAAAATGAAAGAGACTTTAAAGGAGAGTTAAGGTCACTGTGGATCAATAAAACCTGGAGCCGCAGCCAGACTCGTATTACTACTACAGCCTCACGATGTCATTAAATCTTAGTGTGACACTTGAGATGGGTTTTGTCTAATGATCAGCATGGGGTGATGtaaacactctgtgtgtgtgtgtgtgtgtgtgtgtgtgtgtgtgtgtgtgtgtgtgtgtgtgtgtcttacccAGGAGACAAACTGCAGCACTCAAACAGAGCGGCACTGTCACTGCTGCGTGCTGTCATCTCCGGGAAGCTGCTTCATCACCTGTGACACAGAAACAGGGGCTGAGGCGTCTCTGTATtgtgtcagtgtgacagtgacacattATATGGTCTggttctcttctcctctgctgtgtgtgacGACAGGGCCGGCGAACACCTGCACTCCCACTCTGTGTGTAATACAGTAAGCAGCAAGAGTTCAGGGATTACACACTTGCTTACGTCATGGATCAAACGCACGTGGAAGATGTCACACTTTCGCGACGTCAGAATGAAAAGTCTGTGGAGAAATGTGTTGAGTTTATTCTTCGTTTTGTATATGTTTACTTTTCTTTGGGTGTACTCTGAAGTTTGAATAGGAGCTATACAAACATACTGCAAGGCAACTTTATGCAATATAAATCCAatttaatgacttaagtgtGTGTTCAAGTGAAGTTTGTTCATAAGTGATtgacaaatcacaaaaatgtagATCTGATGATGGCATTGAATGAAAAGTTATTGGGGTACATTATCTGGGATGGCTGCTTAAATACTAAATATTAAGGCAACAATTAAGTGAAAGTTCATCTTCTGGTaaccatgtgtgtctgtgttaaatATCATGACAAAACTATTAGTATTTGTTGAACTATGGACACAATATAGTGTTTTCACaatgttttcaataaaaactaaactcaCATACATTCacagtattttaaaaacaaaccaatacAATAAtggtcaaaataaatgaatatcagAATAATAAACCTCTAAATatcaatgtaatgtaaaaaaaaaaaaagtaaataaaaagcagcaagaGCATTTTAACTGTGTCATGCTatgggctgtttattttccttctttaaaGCTTCActgtgtaacttctgtcgcTAGCAATATTCTGCTTTagctttggtaaaaaaaaaaaaacaactgtgtaaaCTGCGATGAATAATTCAAAGACAACGATCATTTTACTTGAGCTTAGCTTGCCGGGTTGCCATGGTGGAAATGCATGTATTATTTACTGGCAGTGTGAGTCTGACTGTAAGGCAGCTTACGGACACTCAGTCATTTTTAGATCTGttccctcagcagcagcagcagccgccagGATTAAACATAGTTGTAATCCATGGGAAACAAAGTCGTGTGTCTGAGCTGCGCGCTCACTTCTGAGTGAGAAGCAGGGAGCTACAGTGCAGCGTCGTGGACCATGTAAAACAGCCGAGGGTTCGCAATGGAGGCGACGATAGTGACAGCAGAGCAGGAGAAGCCACAGAAGCGGGTGAGGTTCCGCGTGGCTTCGGGGAACAGTGGCCGGGTGTTGAAGGAGATGTTCAAGGATGAGGGGCCTTCAGACTCCCTGGAGTCCGACTGCACCAGCAGCTCTGACGCCGAGCGGGCCAGCACCCCCTCCACAAGTGGAGATCCCCACGGACACCTGTACGGATACCTGGGCTCGGAGCTGGATGACAGTGAGTGTGAGCCTGATGAGCTACTCATGTACGCAGGGGCCACCAAGGACTGGATGTTCAACACAAAGAGGGTCAACATCCTCAGTAAAAATGGGACCGTGAGGGGGGTCAAGCACAAAGTCAGCGCAGGTCAGACGCTGTTTGAAAGCCTTCCCAGTTGCAGCAGTGTAAGTAGTTTACACCTGACTGGACCTTGTCTAATCGAATTcagtttaaatctgttttatcaaatcacttttttggggggggggggggtttcctgAAGTTCCCGTCAGTGCCTGCGAGTCCTCGTCCTCAAGTCTAGTTACAGGTATGAACTACAAGCGGGAATGACTGAGATAAAGGCTCACAATAGAGGACAAGGTCGCAGGGCAATTAAAGATTGATGATGCATTTCGCTAAGAGTTTCACGAGAAACTAATCAGGTTAATGAATTCTCAGCGCTTCGCTTTCTACTGTCCGCGGACGGACAGAGAAGTGTTTGTTATTCTGATGTTCACGCTCACGGAAAGGTGGAGGATGAGGTCATATCCAAGAAACGGTTCCTCTGCTGAGTGATATCAGGCGGAGATGCCTTGTAGGCGAGATAAAGCTTCTCACCGTGATTAAGTGAGATTATCTTTCTTTAAGGGTGAAGTTCAAATGCTTATCAAGGTGAAGCCACTTCAGCTGGCCTCAGTGGAAAACTTGTGTGCGCGTTAATGCTTTAATCGACTTATATTGGGCATCATATTCAAGAAACAAAAAGATGTTTTTGTCGCTCTAGTTTGATCTGTTTTTAATTGtcatataatgtttttatcattGCGAGCTTTGAACTTAATCCACTGTATTATTGACAAATGTATAATCATTTGAATGGCCTGCATTAATTCCTGCCTTATCTGCAAAGTTGCTGCTTAGAAGAGagaattaatacatttaaagtttaaagatctgggggggggggggggggggggggattgtttggtgtttttaatgtataaaataCTTATAGAGAGTCAGTGCgttatataaataacacagtgTTTCAGTGATATGAAGGAGGACAGTAGAGAAAAGTGTCGTATAAGTGAGGGTcttaaaaaaagactaaaataaCAATCATATAACTTTACCACGCTGAAAGTGTAACCCAAATAGCTGAATAGTCAagtgacacaaataaaaacgtGAACTTGACCAGCACCATGATGAGGTTTTGTAACTGGAAGGTCACAGACTTCCCCTAGCCGTCAGTGTCGTCTGATAATGCAGTTCTTTATTGTCttctcctctaaatgggaacagaaTTTGACAtaatgttctattgaagaagacctgaaactagtgactgagaAGAAAAAGGTTCACTGCGGTCATAAAACAAGTCAGATGTGGGATTATTTCCTCATACACTTACATTCAAACCGAGTCATCCCGTGGTGGCTGCTGAATAAACAGTATtttcttacttcctgtttggtttcAACAAGCAAACAGGAAGACTATATTGTCTACTTTTTGTGTTAGGTTTATGGTCAGAAAATAATGTGCCTCAGAAAGACAGTAAACGTTACACCTctaaaaaacattcattatatGATCAATTTCTCTTGTCTACTCTCCAAACAATGCAACAAGCTGAATGCAATCTACTGCATTTACAGCAAGAAAGCAGAAGTACCAAATACACaccagctttaaaaacaaaccggAACTGCTCTTTCCTGTCAACAGGAGATTGTCTGGGTCAGATTTACGTAGTACGTTCACAATGCAGGAACATTCCCAGAATATTTATAGTCAGTGTTTGGATTTAAGTAGTCTGTAGTCACAGGCACTAGCTCACTGTGAATCTTCTAAGGGATTTTCCTATTAAACTATTATTTTGTCAATAAACGCAAACATTTTTAGCAAAAAACCAATAATCTAGATTTGGTTAATCTGAACCACATGTGCAGATACACTGTATTAAAAGGAAACTCCTGTGTTTTCATAGGTGGAGTTGTCACTTGAGTTTGGGCGGATTGTGATCTACACGACCAGCTTCCGCGTGGTGAGGACCACGTTTGAGCGCTGTGAGCTGGTCAGAAAGATCTTCCAGAACCACAGGGTCAAGTTTGTGGAGAGGAACATTGCTCTGGACATCGAGTACGGGAAGGAGTTGGAGGAGCGGTGCAAACGGGTGGGAGAACCTCCTTCACTACCTGTCGTGTTCATCGATGGACACTACCTTGGGGTCAGTCAACGACACTCCCTCCTTGTGATATTTGTTATCGGTCGTTGTCTAAGCGAGTTCACTGCAGATTCTGGGATTAAACTTGTTTTGCAGGGTGCGGAGAAAATACTTGGTATGAATGAATCAGGGGAACTTCAAGACCTTCTGACAAAAATTGAGGTAGGTTTGCTTTGGAAATCACACCCTGAATAATTGATGTctattaaaatgtatgtatttcctGGTGAATCAGGTCGAGTCAAGCACTTTGGTTTGACACATATTGACGTTCAATTATTCATACCTTCAGACTGACGGAACGTCGTGTTTGCTCGGCAGCATATGTAATATTTAAGCGTGAGGTGATTATACagtcataataataaatcaacacTTCGCCCCAAAGCCATGAAGATGGAGACGGCGGCAAACAGGAGCGGCCGTTCCCACACATTTGTCACGTCATCCataaaacatgagcaaaatgcAACGTTAAACATGCATGTACATCAATACGTGACCATCACTAATGCTATTGATTCCGCCTGCAACACGTTTGTCCAAACTCTGAGACGCACCAGTGATATTGATCTGCGGAACAAACTGAGTTTGCAGCCAGTCACATAAGCGCACAAGCGCTGCCATTCGCTGTGGCTTTCACTTTAATCTGGTATTTAGCTCCAACAAAAGTCTTAATAAGGGAGAACAATGTGATGACATTTAACTCACTGCAGGCTGTTGAAAGGTCATTGCATTCACTAATTAGTCCTGTTAGTATATTAGTATATCTGCAATGTTATAAATCAAAGcaatagtttgacattttggaaagtAGCATACAATTAGCATTGTTCTTTAGATGTAAATATAGATATCAtcctgttctctgtctgcttaAATGTGCCGCTGCAGGTGGTTAGCTtatcttagcttagcttagcttagcacaaagatGAGACTGATGAAATAACAAAGCACATTTACCAGCACCTTTAAGCTCCCCGATAAACATGTTATAGTTAATAAactatttttttcaattcatgGAAAACTaaagtgtggaaacacaaatgCCAACAACAATatggaaaacaacagaaaaaaacatcctgttATTCTGAGTTGGGAGTGTGGTTAGCTCACTATGTAGCATCGTTAGCATGCTGCTAGCATCATTATGTAGGTATCTTACTGTCTTGTGTTATGTGTTGTGAACATAACTTAAGAAAACAAGGAACTAACCGTTATATTTTATTATGCTTTTTGAATTTAAGAGATGTGCTTGACAAGTATTTATAAATGTTTGTGAGCTTAAATCTGGGGAACGGTTTGGGTGATGGGTTGCAGCAAATAAATTGTttgaaaagcaacacaaaacaatacatttttgtgaGGTCAATGGATGACAatggttttttctttttgtgcattCACAGCTTTTGcatttttataacatttattgacATTTCTGTGGTTTCTGCCCAGTCAGGAGCTTAAAGTGCAGTCAGAAATCATCACAGAACCTTTAGACTTTAGACACTTTTACAACTTTAATGCTCTTAATTACAATCCAAAGGATTATGTACTGCTAATATTAACACAGCATATAGGCCTGCTGCCTGCATGACTTTCTGGAGTAGGCTACCCACTTGTTACGAAagagattttgtttgtttatttgcttttatgtgcttttattttgctctgtatcatttttaaatgctttCTACTTCTATTGGTTTATACTGGCGTCATTCtctacagcactttggtcaacctcggttgtttttaaatgcactcTACAGTTGAGGACGAAattattagttattgttttaAAGGTATTTTAAAGTGCTGTTAAACAGCTTTTTCATACATCGTAGTTTTACTTACTtccacaaaaaccaaaaactaccAGGGTCAAAATGATTAAGTTATTAATAAAAACGGACCTTTTGATTGAGCCATAGCACAAACCACTGTTGTGCAATGATGTGCTTAACTTTGTAATGCtcaaaactttttaaaaaatgaagttaaaactGAGAGTTCTCTCCCAATTTACACTCAGTATAAAATCTCCAGTAAGGGTGTCACAGCTGTCACTTGAGAACGCACcatgccaaaaaaagaaagaaatcagttCAGACCAGAGAAAAAGGATACATTTGAGATGAGTTCCAAACTCCCAGGAAACCAccagtaaaatataaaataagccGTTTTAGTGCTTTAgagacaaaatgtctgctgggAGTCTGAGTGTGAGTGGGTTCAAgggaagtccactgcagctgggatgatgatgaggaccaATTAGGTCCCAGCATCCAcctaaacactcacacacacgtcattcagtcaaacatgcacacctgcaacccatctcacactcacctACGTCAACACCCTGGGGTCGTAACACCTCTGATGTCCCGTTAACTTCAGGGTGAAGCAACTGCTTcaagaaagagaaatgaaataaTATGAAAATTAAAgacttcaaattaaaaacacaaaagcaaccTGCTTATAAAGAAAATCCTCCGGGGGAGTTTGAATAAGTACAAGACGTCTGACCAATGTCTGACTTTTTGTTTGATTAACGATTTTCTTGGGccttaaatgtattaaaagcaGGTTTAAGTTAGATTTTATGAGGTTTTTAGAGGATGAACTGAACTGGATACTTGGTAAGTTCATGTATATTTACTGTGCCGGAATTCAAGTGTCACTGATCGTCTCACCTAACTTTTAAATCATTCAGACAAAATTAAACCCTCATACTTTGGGTTTTTCATCCAGTGTTGGATTTTCCAGTGtgagtcatttaaaaaataaaaaataaaggatatttattcatttcccaGAGGGTACAGCATCCCCAGACGTGCCAGACCTGTGGGGGCTTC
Coding sequences within it:
- the grxcr1a gene encoding glutaredoxin domain-containing cysteine-rich protein 1 — its product is MEATIVTAEQEKPQKRVRFRVASGNSGRVLKEMFKDEGPSDSLESDCTSSSDAERASTPSTSGDPHGHLYGYLGSELDDSECEPDELLMYAGATKDWMFNTKRVNILSKNGTVRGVKHKVSAGQTLFESLPSCSSVELSLEFGRIVIYTTSFRVVRTTFERCELVRKIFQNHRVKFVERNIALDIEYGKELEERCKRVGEPPSLPVVFIDGHYLGGAEKILGMNESGELQDLLTKIERVQHPQTCQTCGGFAFIPCPMCHGSKMSVFRNCFTDSFKALKCTSCNENGLQACVSCSQ